A region from the Fusarium musae strain F31 chromosome 1, whole genome shotgun sequence genome encodes:
- a CDS encoding hypothetical protein (EggNog:ENOG41) — MPSRKRSLAAIDGGDREKEYSLQHRIRNMWQFANLCQWIYIFGKAAKIDEAIDVEEIETECLKPNSSILADIALALLKLVSSHRGLTNWEMQFLLIVIRRHDIFDDQARKQFTKRSPNYNPFGSGETPLKFNDFDIFTKIKVMQQLTQWVMIHPERIRDKMEEQKDSEQTSWRIEPYGWDADDRTYFVLDDNRVYRLTEPPMIKKPTKAKKPRASYGSRRSSTRRRTTLNAEEVIETDQDIEEDTPLEDDGLGGMTWECLAVTLDDVRSVVDGFRKTRDENEKILRNQLEKHLVPILEKQEQSRQRRELQRERELANAAKMANAKRSSRIAGRVEQQRQEEQIREEERHRKEEEATKRREELAQIKMEEERDRRLVSREQRLREREARRVQHEEELAQLSEDSKNLSSNSARVSERRLQVEIEKNKQALKELEDEEEDWIFDCTCGLYGQVDDGAHSVACERCNVWQHSLCVGLSEAAADQPEFHYICASCIRREQEAKRPRPTIKLKLNRPPNSGIQPDRSGSSYHLGLSFSGQDRKVNGTGYGDHDPSNGNVEHGLTPLASTPSTNVNGVGFPMSIMDARSEVSQEVLGTPKGTPVIPAPVKLDASIQGSPSRSTSMTTPMTSFRTPSPSKGIDSFQGDKTAESALSTPQISREIYRAAHEQNGTIPSIAGLSPTKHSPPRPIDSASSNRYKAATPILPPVALSPSPQHQILTPPIKPSEPPRPFENR, encoded by the exons ATGCCGTCTCGCAAGCGCTCGCTTGCAGCCATCGATGGCGGTGATAGAGAGAAAGAATACTCATTACAGCATCGTATCCGTAATATGTGGCAGTTCGCGAACCTTTGCCAGTGGATATACATATTCGGCAAGGCTGCGAAAATCGACGAAGCTATCGATGTTGAG GAAATTGAGACAGAATGCCTCAAGCCGAACTCCAGTATCTTGGCGGACATTGCCCTTGCCCTCCTCAAACTAGTTTCGTCGCATCGTGGTTTAAC GAATTGGGAGATGCAGTTTTTGCTAATCGTGATTCGAAGGCATGACATTTTCGATGACCAAGCACGAAAGCAATTCACGAAGAGATCGCCAAACTACAATCCCTTCGGTTCTGGTGAAACACCCCTCAAATTCAACGATTTCGACATTTTTACCAAG ATCAAGGTCATGCAACAACTGACTCAATGGGTCATGATCCATCCTGAGCGCATTCGGGATAAGATGGAAGAGCAAAAGGATAGCGAGCAAACAAGTTGG CGAATAGAACCATACGGTTGGGATGCAGATGACCGAACCTACTTCGTGCTGGACGATAACCGAGTGTATCGGCTTACAGAACCTCCGATGATCAAGAAACCCACCAAAGCGAAGAAACCCAGAGCATCGTATGGGAGTAGACGCTCGAGCACAAGACGACGCACAACTTTGAATGCAGAAGAAGTGATCGAAACGGACCAAGATATCGAAGAAGATACACCTctcgaagatgatggcctgGGTGGAATGACATGGGAATGTCTCGCCGTCACTCTTGATGATGTACGATCTGTTGTGGATGGTTTTCGGAAAACCCGTGACGAGAATGAGAAAATCCTACGCAATCAGCTAGAAAAACACCTCGTTCCTATCCTTGAAAAACAAGAACAATCTCGGCAGCGCAGAGAGTTACAGCGAGAGCGAGAACTAGCGAACGCTGCCAAAATGGCAAATGCGAAACGATCGAGCCGAATTGCTGGGAGGGTTGAACAACAGAGGCAGGAGGAGCAGATTCGAGAGGAAGAACGACAccgaaaggaagaagaagcaaccaaacgacgagaagaattGGCGCAAATTAAAATGGAAGAGGAGCGCGATAGAAGACTGGTGTCTCGTGAACAACGGCTTCGAGAACGCGAGGCACGACGCGTCCAACATGAGGAAGAACTGGCACAACTCTCCGAAGACAGCAAGAACTTATCAAGTAACAGCGCACGAGTATCTGAACGCCGCCTTCAAGTTGAGATTGAAAAAAACAAGCAAGCTCTGAAGGAgctcgaggatgaggaagaagattggATTTTCGACTGCACTTGTGGTCTCTATGGCCAAGTTGACGATGGAGCGCACAGCGTAGCTTGTGAGAGATGTAATGTCTGGCAACATAGTCTATGCGTTGGGCTGAGCGAAGCAGCAGCTGACCAGCCGGAATTCCACTACATCTGTGCTTCTTGTATTAGGCGCGAGCAAGAAGCCAAACGCCCCAGACCAACTATCAAGCTGAAGCTCAATCGTCCACCTAACTCTGGCATTCAGCCAGATCGATCTGGCTCTTCATATCACTTAGGGCTATCGTTCAGTGGGCAGGATCGAAAGGTCAACGGGACAGGGTATGGAGACCATGACCCATCCAACGGCAACGTTGAGCATGGCTTGACTCCATTGGCTTCCACCCCTAGTACTAATGTCAATGGCGTTGGTTTCCCAATGAGCATAATGGACGCCCGCTCAGAGGTGAGTCAGGAGGTGCTTGGCACACCCAAAGGAACACCGGTGATCCCGGCACCTGTCAAGCTAGATGCCAGCATCCAGGGCAGTCCATCACGCAGTACGTCTATGACCACGCCAATGACGTCCTTCCGGACACCTAGTCCTTCGAAAGGTATCGACAGCTTCCAGGGTGATAAAACAGCTGAGTCTGCGTTGAGCACACCTCAGATCAGCCGTGAGATATATCGAGCTGCTCACGAGCAGAACGGAACTATACCTTCTATTGCTGGGCTCTCCCCAACCAAGCATTCACCACCTCGCCCCATCGATTCTGCCAGCTCGAATAGATACAAGGCTGCTACTCCAATACTTCCTCCGGTTGCTCTATCACCCTctcctcaacatcagatCTTGACTCCGCCAATCAAACCATCGGAGCCACCAAGACCGTTTGAAAACCGATGA
- a CDS encoding hypothetical protein (BUSCO:EOG092600XJ): MSANLPGISTYWDQPYDRFDDDVSPGSPIDPMALQAALPPGLDRHQPSPPMPSTPVRTYDPPAPYVEDAPSTEYAESDRVPLTAGVEPISGSLSASNLDNRNRDSFQTVSSLENSPSRGRNTRSLGEDLRASYGSTRNRNFGASLNPNEYQRSRSPSTSGALSRAGSIVRAMSQRVVNISGETEVIDHRASRHRSRSPSRHDQDRNRDTMNSMFADTSYQPQLVRSSSEKSTEPRFNVTEAEPDMPRPPLPNPLKGKSLGIFSPDNPLRLRLCDLLVNPYTEPFLLLLIVLQAILLAVEAAPNVFENGRPERWGQHPIDWAMLALFIIFTLEIISRIIVSGFVLNAAEYSTIDRKRGIRAAIADQYRTVFQPERIKSVKKKSQYRPEPSAISRSFTTFMQGQQALPRTLEEHQRFQLARRAFLRHSFNRFDFVAVVSYWITFCLSISGLETKHDLYAFRMLSCLRILRLLALTNGTAIILRSLKKATPLLVRVAFLITFFWLLFAIIGVQSFKASLSRQCVWLDPLDPTDLDASYTNEEAFCGGYLNNQTGETMPWLKFNNSKSLTDLMNGTNEGKGFLCPRGSICLQQSNPHNGTVNFDNIFNSLELVFVIMSANTFSDLMYMTMSSDYVQAALFFGAGIMIMMLWLTNLLIAVITSSFQVIREESKASAFTVSQESPVQARSDERIRRTSSLQRMFYKTRAVWILTITFGLLCQACRSATMSARRERFINTAEIIVTILLDIEMIFRIATDWNYFHKSWRNLFDLGLAIITSIILIPPIRYTRAYWWLTVFQILRVYRIVLAIPVTRELILLVLGNAAGIGNLMFFVFLMTFLVAIFAAQLFRGEIPVYEDGELNRISFYTIYNSFLGMYQVLTSENWTDILYTVTSYTRHKNTSWIGAILLIGWFIVAFFILINMFIAVIQENFDVSEDEKRLQQVKAFLQRRDLGASSSNLALSTIFGLSKHRKNKDPLDYGPATVEMLLKDAVVREFLDDQMNPKPEEDRLHHAPIRSATTLLGGEIKPGRLSAMWGRVKGWFSDKEPNPFYSSLRFDGANDTSDPRQMAEQAMSATMTRKRAQREYLAKYPNYNTSLYIFSPNNSLRRLCQRVVGPSRGIERIDGVVPDTLLWYSFTIFIYAAIVAMVVLACVTTPLYQKEYQEQHQFSIRNWYIWTDMAFAIVFTVEAAIKIIADGLLWTPNAYLRSSWGFMDSVVLVTLWINVVTLLINDGAISRAIGAFKALRALRLLNVSNSARNTFHDLIIVGWWKILGAAFVSMSLLIPFAIYGLNLFNGLLLSCNDGGDGINTMDNCYGEFESTPFSDDWPMLAPRVAANPFFSFDDFGASLFILFQIVSQEGWTDVSFAVQAITGRMKQPQDLASEGNAIFLVVFNLLATVFVLTLFISVFMRNYTEQTGVAYLTAEQRSWLELRKILRQISPSKSSYDDSEKSWKKWCHKRAIEKKGKWYQTITVVLVLHLIVLVSEFASEPWWWTRYRDFVFFAFIVAYTANIAIRIIGLGWVRFRRSSWDLYSLFIVFGAFVSTLALLISDTEIETYVQLHKVFLVAIVLLLIPRNDALDQLFKTAAASLTVIGNLLATWLVFFLVFAIAMTQAFSLTRFGEETAENINFRTVPKALILLFRMSLGEGWNAVMEDYASIEPPLCVDEPRFFDSDCGSESWARILFIAWNIVSMYIFVNLFVSLIYESFSYVFQRSSGMAVVDRDEIRRFKEAWRSVDPAGTGYITKAAFPRLLGELSGVFQMRIYDPEDSVHSILEDIRDDVKLTHHSSIATTSGFSGIDLNKLNARLRRIDVEKVRHQRRRFNIFYEEVLVSADPDRGISFTSVLMILAHYNIISDNKSLKLEEFLRRRARLQRVDDQVRRGVVLGFFDTLYYSRQFKKHMLRKHSARMTAVPQLNIPEILVENDLSDDETGGAGPRSPLSPASRPSSVDAGEPRNWLGSVDLSLHDTSWSHPLSFPRAAPPSPTTPAQPSAFSFEIEEDDPHEQQQQSTTQTRSSAPSGRESNHLDPVSPVQVRGMLDDSVWGESIRRNATVRQTHNKGSQGYDGFH, translated from the exons ATGTCTGCCAACCTTCCTGGTATCTCAACATACTGGGACCAACCCTACGATCGTTTCGACGACGATGTTAGCCCAGGGTCACCTATAGATCCAATGGCTCTACAGGCTGCGCTCCCTCCGGGTCTGGATCGCCATCAGCCAAGTCCTCCAATGCCTTCTACACCGGTTCGTACATACGACCCGCCTGCTCCCTACGTCGAAGATGCGCCGAGTACCGAATATGCCGAGTCCGATCGAGTTCCCTTGACAGCTGGAGTTGAGCCTATATCTGGTTCTTTATCTGCTAGTAATTTGGATAATCGAAATCGAGACAGTTTTCAAACGGTTTCAAGCCTGGAAAACAGCCCGTCGCGCGGTCGCAATACGAGAAGCCTCGGCGAAGATTTGAGAGCAAGCTATGGGTCAACTCGAAATCGCAACTTTGGCGCTTCTCTTAACCCCAACGAATATCAGAGGTCAAGATCGCCTTCTACATCAGGCGCTTTGTCCCGTGCTGGCTCGATCGTGCGAGCAATGTCACAGAGAGTTGTCAACATTAGCGGAGAAACAGAAGTCATTGATCATCGTGCATCGAGGCATCGCTCCCGCTCACCTAGTAGACATGATCAAGATAGGAACCGGGATACGATGAATTCGATGTTTGCCGATACTTCGTATCAACCACAGTTGGTTCGTTCGTCAAGCGAAAAATCTACAGAACCACGTTTTAATGTGACCGAAGCTGAGCCAGATATGCCGAGGCCCCCTTTACCAAATCCTCTCAAAGGAAAGTCGCTGGGAATCTTCTCGCCGGACAACCCTTTGAGACTACGACTCTGTGACCTCCTGGTCAACCCATATACGGAGCCATTCTTGCTTCTTTTGATAGTCTTGCAGGCTATTCTTCTCGCGGTTGAGGCAGCTCCGAATGTATTTGAGAATGGACGCCCAGAAAGATGGGGACAGCATCCTATTGATTGGGCTATGCTTGCCCTTTTCATTATCTTCACTTTGGAGATTATCTCGCGTATTATTGTGTCAGGCTTCGTGTTGAACGCAGCAGAGTACAGTACCATTGACCGTAAACGAGGAATTCGAGCCGCAATAGCAGACCAGTATCGTACTGTTTTCCAACCTGAGCGGATTAAATCTGTAAAGAAGAAGTCGCAATATCGACCTGAACCGTCAgcaatctcaagatcttttACAACGTTTATGCAAGGCCAGCAAGCATTGCCAAGAACTCTGGAAGAGCACCAAAGGTTTCAGCTTGCTCGACGAGCATTTCTACGCCATTCCTTCAATCGTTTCGATTTTGTTGCCGTTGTCTCGTATTGGATCACTTTCTGTTTAAGCATTTCTGGCCTCGAAACTAAACACGATCTTTATGCATTTCGAATGCTGAGTTGTTTACGAATTCTGAGATTACTTGCTCTAACGAACGGTACCGCG ATTATTCTCAGGAGTTTAAAGAAAGCAACGCCTTTACTCGTTCGAGTTGCATTTCTCATCACATTCTTCTGGCTTCTGTTTGCAATTATAGGGGTACAGAGTTTCAAGGCTAGTTTGAGTCGGCAGTGCGTGTGGCTTGACCCCCTTGATCCCACAGACCTTGATGCTTCCTACACAAATGAAGAAGCTTTTTGTGGTGGTTACTTGAACAACCAAACGGGCGAAACCATGCCTTggctcaagttcaacaatTCAAAGTCCTTGACGGACCTTATGAACGGAACCAACGAAGGGAAGGGCTTCCTGTGTCCTCGGGGTTCCATTTGTCTTCAGCAATCCAACCCACACAACGGCACGGTCAATTTTGACAACATTTTCAACTCCCTAGAACTTGTGTTTGTCATCATGAGCGCAAACACCTTCTCCGATCTTATGTACATGACCATGAGCTCGGATTATGTCCAGGCTGCTCTCTTTTTCGGTGCaggcatcatgatcatgatgctgTGGTTGACGAACTTGTTGATTGCGGTCATTACCTCATCCTTCCAGGTCATTCGTGAAGAGAGTAAAGCCAGTGCATTCACTGTCAGCCAGGAATCGCCGGTGCAAGCTCGATCCGATGAGAGAATTCGCCGAACATCTTCTTTACAACGCATGTTCTATAAAACCCGCGCAGTGTGGATTCTGACCATCACTTTTGGGTTGCTATGCCAGGCGTGCCGCAGTGCAACCATGTCAGCAAGACGAGAGCGTTTCATCAACACTGCCGAGATCATCGTTACCATTcttctcgatatcgagatgATCTTCCGGATTGCAACTGATTGGAATTACTTCCACAAAAGTTGGCGTAACCTCTTCGACCTCGGCCTTGCGATTATCACTTCCATCATATTAATCCCTCCTATTCGCTATACCAGAGCGTATTGGTGGTTGACGGTGTTCCAAATCCTGAGAGTTTATCGTATTGTGTTAGCAATACCAGTGACAAGGGAACTTATTCTTCTCGTTTTGGGCAATGCAGCTGGTATCGGAAACCTGATGTTCTTTGTGTTTCTGATGACATTTTTGGTAGCGATTTTTGCTGCCCAGTTGTTCAGAGGCGAAATTCCCGTGtatgaagatggcgagctCAATCGTATCTCGTTCTACACCATTTACAACTCCTTCTTGGGTATGTACCAAGTTCTGACAAGTGAGAACTGGACAGATATTCTTTATACTGTTACCTCCTACACTAGGCACAAGAATACCTCATGGATAGGGGCTATTCTACTTATTGGCTGGTTCATTGTGGCtttcttcattctcatcaatatGTTCATTGCTGTAATCCAGGAGAACTTTGATGTATCCGAGGACGAGAAACGGCTTCAACAAGTCAAGGCTTTTCTTCAAAGGCGAGACCTTGGAGCTTCATCTAGCAACCTGGCCCTTTCCACAATCTTCGGTCTGTCCAAACATCGCAAAAATAAGGATCCTCTCGACTACGGGCCAGCAACAGTCGAGATGCTTCTCAAGGACGCCGTGGTCCGCGAATTTCTGGATGATCAAATGAATCCCAAACCTGAGGAGGACCGGCTGCACCATGCCCCTATTAGAAGCGCAACTACACTGTTGGGTGGTGAGATCAAACCTGGCCGTCTCTCTGCCATGTGGGGAAGGGTGAAAGGGTGGTTTAGCGACAAAGAGCCCAACCCCTTTTATTCCAGCTTGCGGTTTGACGGCGCGAACGATACTTCGGATCCTCGACAAATGGCTGAACAGGCAATGTCTGCCACTATGACTCGAAAGAGGGCTCAGCGAGAGTATCTTGCGAAGTACCCAAATTACAATACCTCCTTGTACATCTTTTCACCAAACAACAGCTTACGCCGGCTTTGTCAGCGGGTCGTTGGTCCTTCTCGGGGCATTGAGCGTATTGATGGTGTAGTGCCTGATACCCTCCTTTGGTACTCCTTCACGATATTCATTTACGCAGCAATCGTGGCTATGGTCGTCCTTGCATGTGTTACCACTCCTCTTTATCAGAAGGAGTATCAAGAACAGCATCAGTTCAGTATTAGGAATTGGTACATCTGGACAGATATGGCTTTTGCGATCGTGTTTACTGTCGAAGCTGCGATCAAGATCATTGCGGACGGACTCCTGTGGACCCCAAATGCATACTTGCGAAGTTCCTGGGGATTCATGGACTCAGTCGTTTTGGTCACTCTATGGATCAATGTTGTTACGCTCCTCATCAATGACGGCGCTATTTCCAGAGCAATAGGCGCATTCAAGGCGCTTCGTGCACTTCGACTGCTGAATGTTAGCAACAGCGCTAGAAATACCTTTCACGATCTCATTATCGTTGGTTGGTGGAAAATCCTAGGC GCCGCGTTTGTCTCGATGTCTCTGCTCATCCCGTTTGCCATTTATGGTCTCAACCTATTCAACGGCTTGCTTCTGTCATGTAACGATGGTGGTGACGGAATTAATACCATGGATAATTGCTATGGCGAGTTCGAGAGTACACCGTTCAGCGACGATTGGCCAATGCTTGCTCCGCGTGTTGCAGCGAaccccttcttcagcttcgacgATTTTGGGGCATCTTTATTTATTCTTTTCCAGATCGTTAGTCAAGAGGGATGGACAGACGTCTCTTTTGCCGTTCAAGCCATTACCGGCCGCATGAAGCAGCCCCAAGATCTAGCGTCAGAGGGCAATGCCATCTTCCTTGTCGTATTCAATCTGTTGGCCACCGTCTTCGTACTCACACTCTTTATCTCTGTCTTCATGCGGAATTATACCGAACAGACGGGCGTCGCTTATTTGACAGCGGAACAACGGTCATGGCTCGAATTGCGAAAGATACTGAGGCAAATTTCACCTTCAAAGAGTTCTTATGACGATTCTGAGAAGAGTTGGAAGAAATGGTGCCACAAGAGAGCTATCGAAAAGAAGGGTAAATGGTACCAGACAATTACCGTTGTTCTAGTACTGCATTTGATCGTGCTTGTCTCGGAATTCGCCAGTGAGCCATGGTGGTGGACGCGGTATCGCGACTTTGTTTTTTTCGCCTTCATCGTGGCATACACGGCTAACATTGCAATTCGAATCATTGGCTTGGGTTGGGTACGTTTCCGACGAAGCTCGTGGGATCTCTACTCTCTGTTCATTGTCTTCGGGGCATTTGTTTCAACTCTCGCGTTACTCATATCAGACACTGAGATTGAAACCTATGTTCAGCTACATAAGGTGTTCTTGGTTGCCATTGTACTCCTCCTCATTCCCCGCAACGACGCACTGGACCAGCTGTTCAAAACGGCAGCTGCTAGTCTGACAGTTATTGGTAACTTGCTTGCCACCTGGCTGGTATTCTTCCTGGTCTTCGCCATTGCTATGACTCAAGCTTTTAGTTTGACACGATTCGGCGAAGAGACTGCGGAAAACATAAATTTCCGAACCGTCCCCAAAGCTCTGATTCTGCTATTCAGAATGAGTCTAGGTGAAGGATGGAATGCTGTCATGGAAGATTATGCCAGCATAGAGCCGCCGCTTTGCGTTGACGAGCCTAGATTCTTCGACAGTGACTGTGGTAGCGAATCGTGGGCCAGAATCCTGTTCATCGCATGGAACATCGTCAGTATGTATATCTTTGTAAACCTGTTTGTATCACTCATCTACGAGAGCTTCAGTTACGTCTTTCAACGCTCGAGTGGCATGGCTGTTGTTGATCGCGATGAGATTCGACGGTTCAAAGAAGCTTGGCGAAGCGTTGACCCAGCAGGCACTGGGTATATCACGAAGGCAGCTTTCCCGCGTCTTCTTGGCGAACTCTCAGGTGTCTTCCAGATGCGCATTTATGATCCAGAGGACAGCGTTCACTCTATTTTGGAAGACATAAGGGATGATGTGAAACTCACACATCACTCGTCCATCGCGACGACCAGCGGATTCAGTGGCATTGACCTGAACAAACTCAATGCACGGCTGAGGAGGATTGACGTGGAGAAGGTGCGCCACCAGCGTCGGCGTTTTAACATTTTTTACGAGGAGGTCTTGGTGTCCGCAGATCCCGACAGGGGCATCTCTTTCACGAGTGTTTTGATGATTCTTGCTCActacaacatcatcagtGATAACAAGAGCCTGAA ACTCGAAGAGTTCCTAAGGCGTCGAGCTCGTCTCCAGCGAGTAGACGACCAAGTCCGACGTGGCGtggtcttgggcttcttcgaCACATT ATATTATTCAAGACAATTCAAGAAACATATGCTACGAAAGCACTCGGCCCGCATGACGGCAGTGCCACAGCTGAACATTCCAGAGATTCTTGTTGAGAACGATCTGAGTGACGATGAAACAGGTGGAGCAGGGCCGAGATCTCCCCTCTCACCAGCCTCGCGTCCCTCGAGTGTTGACGCAGGCGAGCCACGAAACTGGCTGGGATCTGTGGATCTGTCGTTGCACGACACATCGTGGAGTCATCCTCTCAGTTTCCCCAGAGCCGCGCCTCCATCGCCCACAACACCTGCCCAACCATCAGCCTTTAGCTttgagatcgaggaggatgatccACAtgaacagcagcaacaatcGACGACGcaaacaagatcatcagcgCCCTCGGGCCGCGAGAGTAATCATTTGGACCCCGTTAGCCCTGTGCAAGTCCGTGGCATGCTTGACGACTCGGTTTGGGGCGAGAGCATTCGCCGCAACGCCACCGTTCGACAAACACATAATAAGGGCTCACAAGGGTATGATGGTTTTCACTGA